One Lytechinus pictus isolate F3 Inbred chromosome 12, Lp3.0, whole genome shotgun sequence genomic region harbors:
- the LOC129273497 gene encoding uncharacterized protein LOC129273497 → MTVLKSRPRMADRNDHMASWLRIVLLCLFFLNFMPNGLGFGDVEWYENYTVNGWTIPVCTRSLPCNSENCSTTPYNSDGQCYCDPYCFYFNDCCIDFFNECVEDLADDDFPEATKGINPSQFSCVTPAGNPQYNDQYLMVSKCDERWNDEKTDMTKAKCEGQAMGEDSLTLIPVVYMKSITFKNIYCVLCNFKNDVSRVTPWGIDATCLSAEFANTSRSNFNNDQIIGIMKHCDWNFETPFSSTAGRNCNNAPSTSCDVDQDNDTMVQLAEACESYKGVVSVYNNPHCYLCHNALVLNQNIDTIYLNLIYMKCPPFTTDKSIIAPVYPYPNYPISVIFDFSSVNDLPSHEQQLDISCGDNKIYDQYHNVCLNLSCPVGYSLINSSCQRLPSNLSCLFEEGLPVLIEVECMYAIEDRSNCNPDVHLPNNIISLFDSNYMTSGNLSVSKFQAETIGNGSLTVCSQRLDIWGYLRINVDVSQENLDSVILSKNIQNHFGNVTCSDMTLTISIGCSNLKEICPNVVLHDDFVKSRDNGTRQVFLVGEMAYSFRDSIYSIEYNIISGQTNSKREYLQVCNVPPETCTLVSQNVSLFDDLGNGSYLYLPLNRTLTSNDYLEVGNDTIFVCSYVLKNNHSSGFLNFSSAQSILSTVGLTLSVIALFLTFLSYLKFNLLRKATSNILIMSLCITLIVAQLFILFGGLAALNSSICISFAIMGHYMWIAVFSHTTALAFDLQRRFGIAAKFGHTDEGASVLARFLVFVWACPVLVVGPCLGIYFTGTTFQHFSLSYSTLTCWIGDGLANLYVFGIPVACFLIINIILFVMVVVGLHQMRISPVNKHKSKDSKLSSDLVIYVKMSTLLGFTWVLGFIAAFAGVTALWYIFIILNSLQGVYIFIAFVCNKRVLILWKESCPCFGRLSSMTSSKSRSTSSEMVTMKKIKGESLG, encoded by the exons ATGACCGTCCTGAAAAGCAGACCAAGGATGGCAGATCGAAATGATCATATGGCTTCATGGCTTCGGATTGTgcttttgtgtttatttttcttgaatttcaTGCCCAACG GACTTGGGTTTGGAGATGTTGAATGGTATGAAAATTACACCGTAAATGGATGGACGATCCCGGTATGTACACGTTCGTTACCATGCAACAGTGAAAACTGTTCCACTACCCCGTACAACTCAGATGGACAGTGTTATTGTGATCCTTACTGCTTTTACTTCAATGACTGTTGTATCGACTTTTTCAATGAATGTGTGGAAGATCTTGCTGATGATGACTTCCCTGAGGCGACCAAAGGCATTAATCCCAGTCAGTTCTCATGCGTGACACCAGCAGGAAATCCACAATATAATGATCAGTATCTGATGGTGAGCAAGTGTGATGAACGATGGAATGATGAAAAGACTGACATGACTAAAGCAAAATGTGAAGGTCAGGCGATGGGCGAAGACTCACTTACTTTAATACCTGTAGTATACATGAAAAGCATCacattcaaaaatatatattgtgttcTTTGCAACTTCAAGAATGACGTAAGCCGCGTTACACCATGGGGAATAGACGCAACATGCCTGTCTGCAGAGTTCGCAAATACATCACGAAGTAATTTCAATAACGATCAAATCATTGGAATTATGAAACATTGCGACTGGAACTTTGAGACTCCCTTTTCATCAACAGCTGgaagaaattgtaataatgcaCCAAGCACATCATGCGACGTCGACCAAGACAATGATACGATGGTTCAACTAGCTGAGGCATGTGAGTCCTACAAAGGTGTCGTCAGCGTTTATAATAACCCACATTGTTACTTGTGTCACAACGCTTTGGTCTTAAATCAAAATATCGATACAATCTATTTAAActtgatttacatgaaatgtccACCCTTCACGACTGATAAATCCATTATTGCGCCCGTCTACCCTTATCCGAATTATCCAATTTCTGTCATTTTCGATTTTTCATCTGTTAACGATCTCCCTAGCCATGAACAACAACTCGATATTTCCTGTGGAGATAATAAAATCTATGACCAATATCATAACGTTTGTTTAAACCTTTCGTGTCCAGTGGGATATAGTCTCATAAATAGCTCTTGTCAAAGGCTTCCTTCAAACTTGAGTTGCTTGTTCGAGGAAGGACTTCCTGTCCTTATTGAAGTGGAGTGCATGTACGCTATCGAAGATAGGTCGAACTGCAATCCTGATGTGCATTTACCCAATAACATAATATCTTTATTCGATAGCAACTACATGACATCTGGTAATCTTTCGGTTAGTAAGTTCCAAGCTGAAACAATAGGGAATGGGTCTTTAACGGTATGTTCTCAACGCCTGGACATATGGGGATATCTACGAATTAATGTTGATGTTTCTCAAGAAAATTTAGATAGTGTAATTTTGTCCAAAAACATTCAAAACCACTTCGGAAATGTCACTTGTAGTGACATGACTTTAACAATTTCTATTGGATGCAGCAACCTTAAAGAAATTTGTCCCAACGTCGTTCTACATGATGACTTCGTAAAATCACGTGATAACGGGACAAGGCAGGTGTTTTTAGTTGGAGAAATGGCATATAGCTTTCGCGATTCCATCTATTCCATTGAATATAACATCATATCAGGGCAGACGAACTCAAAGCGAGAATATTTACAAGTGTGTAATGTACCACCTGAAACATGTACTTTGGTATCACAGAACGTCTCGCTTTTTGATGACTTAGGCAATGGATCTTACCTGTATTTGCCTCTTAACAGAACATTGACATCGAATGACTATCTTGAAGTTGGAAACGACACAATTTTCGTTTGCTCTTACGTATTGAAAAATAACCATTCTTCTGGATTTCTAAATTTTTCTTCTGCTCAATCAATTCTAAGTACCGTCGGTCttacgttgtccgtaattgcaCTTTTCTTGACTTTCCTTTCTTATCTCAAGTTTAATCTTCTACGGAAAGCAACCTCAAACATTTTGATTATGAGTCTTTGTATTACCCTTATAGTCGCCCAGTTATTCATCTTATTTGGTGGGCTAGCGGCCTTGAATTCTTCTATCTGCATCTCTTTTGCAATCATGGGTCACTACATGTGGATTGCAGTTTTCTCACATACAACAGCTCTTGCTTTTGATTTGCAACGTCGTTTCGGCATCGCAGCAAAGTTTGGCCACACCGATGAGGGCGCTTCGGTACTTGCAAGGTTCCTTGTATTTGTTTGGGCGTGCCCAGTCCTTGTGGTCGGTCCTTGTCTTGGAATATATTTTACTGGCACAACTTTTCAACATTTCTCCCTCAGCTACAGTACACTAACTTGTTGGATCGGTGATGGTTTGGCCAATCTGTATGTCTTTGGAATCCCTGTCGCTTGTTTcctcatcatcaatattattttatttgtcatggTAGTTGTTGGTCTTCATCAGATGAGAATTAGTCCAGTTAACAAGCACAAGAGCAAAGACTCCAAACTGTCGTCCGACCTTGTGATATATGTAAAG ATGTCAACTCTGCTTGGCTTCACCTGGGTATTGGGTTTTATAGCTGCCTTCGCCGGTGTCACAGCTCTCTGGTatatcttcatcatcctcaACTCTCTCCAAGGAGTCTACATATTTATTGCATTTGTCTGCAACAAGCGTGTCCTGATACTCTGGAAGGAATCTTGTCCCTGCTTTGGTAGGCTCTCCTCGATGACGTCCTCCAAGTCAAGATCGACATCGTCGGAAATGGtgacaatgaaaaaaatcaaaggggAAAGTCTCGGGTAG